GTTCTCAGTGTCATGCAAAGGGAATTTTGCAAGCTGGAAACTTTCTTATTCAATCTTCTGATTTTTCTCCCTTGTTGCAATTTCTGGAACTGTTCTTCATGTTGGTATGGTTTGTGGATATATCAATTTAATGAGAGGAAGTGAGCACATAAAATTCACTTGAAAGGAAGATATTACATGTTAGATACATGATGAGATTCTGACAGATGTAATTTGAATTATCAATTTCAACTGAAGCTTTTGAAATATTACAGTTGGAGGAATATGATTGAGTGATCCTCAGGACAAACTCAGCTAGGGACGTGTAGAAGATTACGAGTATCTAAGGTTCTTTTCAGAACATTTTTCTTTTAGATGAGTAGCTCTTGCAGAACTATTTTGGACAACATCAGTTAATATTTTGCCTTGTGGGTCCCTAAGCAAGCCTTTTTTAGCTGTTTTACTTCAGTAAATAAAAGGAGTTTAAAACATGTAAATTTTTGTCATTTTCAGCATTTTGTATCTAACTCATCAGTGGATAGTCGGTTCATTCTTGAGCTGAATATAGCCTAGTATGAAAAATGTCAAACTTCAAATTTCAATTTTTGTCCCATGTTATTTTATTTCCAGAATAGCAGAATCTAGGAAAGCCTGTTGCTGTTTCTCCATTTTTGTTTTTTTCCTAGTGTGAGAAATTATCATACTTCAGATTACTGTATCCTTTTGGGTCAAGATAAGAATACAAGGGGCTATTATTTATGATTATCCTTCTAAATTTTTTGAGAAGGATACAAGGGGCTTATCATATTGCAGGTTGTGAGATTATCCGCTGCCACACAAGATCTCCCAAGATCCATCATCTGTAATGTCCATGGTGTCAACCCCAAATTCCTTGAGGTTGGGATAGCAAGGCATCAGCTAAAACAAGGAGCTCAGACAGCCTTTTCTAAAGGTGTTTATTTTATTGGAAAGATGATCTGGAGTAAAGGCTATACAGAACTCCTCCAACTACTCTCGGAGCACCAAAATGAATTTTCTGATTTACAAGTAGACTTGCATGGAAATGGTGAAGACTTTGATGAGATTCAAGATTGTTTCAGTAAACTGACTCTGGATGTAAGAATATACTCTGGCCATGATCATGTTGATCCTTTATTTCATGAGTAAGCCCTCCATACCTTATTTGCATTACAAGTTGCTTCTTCtgttcaacttttttttttctgttaaaaTGATAGTATATTAAACTGTAGAAGTTTGTGTTCGTCACTTTTGGAGAAGCTAACTAGATACAGTTGCTATCCTTCCCGGTATCCTATAAGTTATATTTTCTTTGACAAGTTGAGAGATAagcaaattaaaaataactcacttttttatttgttttttatcCTTTCTTGTGTTCCTGTTCCTTCAGGTACAAGGTGTTTGTTAACCCGAGCACTACGGATGTCGTTTGCACAACTACAGCAGAAGCTTTGGCGATGGGAAAGATTGTTATCTGTGCCAGCCACCCTTCAAATGAATTCTTCAAGCAGTTTCCAAATTGCCATATGTACAATACCAGCCACGAGTTTGTGAAATTGACTCTTGAAGCTCTAGCCGAAGAGCCTGTGCCCCTCACGGATGATCTTAGGCATGCATTATCTTGGGAGGCAGCCACTGAAAGATTTGTCGAGGCTGCAGAGCTAAATGAGGTGTTCCAGGAGAAA
This genomic stretch from Musa acuminata AAA Group cultivar baxijiao chromosome BXJ3-9, Cavendish_Baxijiao_AAA, whole genome shotgun sequence harbors:
- the LOC103996864 gene encoding digalactosyldiacylglycerol synthase 2, chloroplastic isoform X2; the encoded protein is MARKQHIAIFTTASLPWMTGTAVNPLFRAAYLAKNHEREVTLFSKDKRSILPVGDITEMIPDEVAEIAILEEPEHLNWYHHGRRWKTKFQRVIGVVHTNYLEYVKREKNGQIQAFLLKYVNSWVIQIYCHKVVRLSAATQDLPRSIICNVHGVNPKFLEVGIARHQLKQGAQTAFSKGVYFIGKMIWSKGYTELLQLLSEHQNEFSDLQVDLHGNGEDFDEIQDCFSKLTLDVRIYSGHDHVDPLFHEYKVFVNPSTTDVVCTTTAEALAMGKIVICASHPSNEFFKQFPNCHMYNTSHEFVKLTLEALAEEPVPLTDDLRHALSWEAATERFVEAAELNEVFQEKALPSAKPFMLMSSDEWMKRLEEASAYLHNTVSGIEAARCAFGAIPQTLLPDEQLWKELGLGFPEQKQCFRR
- the LOC103996864 gene encoding digalactosyldiacylglycerol synthase 2, chloroplastic isoform X3, with protein sequence MARKQHIAIFTTASLPWMTGTAVNPLFRAAYLAKNHEREVTLVIPWLSLKDQTLVYPNKITFCSLEEHEAYVYWWLKEKADILSEFRIAFYPGKVVRLSAATQDLPRSIICNVHGVNPKFLEVGIARHQLKQGAQTAFSKGVYFIGKMIWSKGYTELLQLLSEHQNEFSDLQVDLHGNGEDFDEIQDCFSKLTLDVRIYSGHDHVDPLFHEYKVFVNPSTTDVVCTTTAEALAMGKIVICASHPSNEFFKQFPNCHMYNTSHEFVKLTLEALAEEPVPLTDDLRHALSWEAATERFVEAAELNEVFQEKALPSAKPFMLMSSDEWMKRLEEASAYLHNTVSGIEAARCAFGAIPQTLLPDEQLWKELGLGFPEQKQCFRR